A region of Paludisphaera rhizosphaerae DNA encodes the following proteins:
- a CDS encoding DUF1569 domain-containing protein codes for MSTATERRRLKFQDLQDAVREAEALHAGGYRRLGKWDLSQVCGHLADWLTFPVDGFPKPPTALRAVMFVVRNTVAPAMLRKTLATGEMPGGAPTMPATVPSPGGDEAEALARFRRAVERFQAHEGDYLPSPLFGQASREDANRMQIIHCAHHLGYLIPNA; via the coding sequence ATGTCGACCGCCACCGAACGCCGCCGCCTGAAATTCCAGGACCTCCAGGACGCCGTCCGCGAGGCCGAGGCTCTGCATGCTGGGGGCTACCGCCGGCTTGGGAAGTGGGATTTGTCGCAGGTCTGCGGCCATCTGGCGGACTGGCTGACGTTCCCCGTCGACGGTTTTCCGAAACCGCCGACGGCGCTGCGGGCGGTGATGTTCGTGGTTCGGAACACGGTCGCGCCGGCGATGCTCCGCAAGACGCTGGCGACCGGCGAGATGCCCGGCGGCGCGCCCACGATGCCGGCGACCGTCCCCTCCCCCGGCGGCGACGAGGCCGAAGCCCTCGCCCGCTTCCGCCGCGCCGTCGAGCGGTTCCAGGCCCACGAAGGCGATTATCTCCCCTCCCCCCTGTTCGGCCAGGCGTCTCGCGAGGACGCCAACCGCATGCAGATCATCCACTGCGCCCACCACCTGGGCTACCTGATCCCCAACGCCTGA
- a CDS encoding sulfatase family protein, protein MKSRIDVCKGRLLLSSTLLLGVLLIGSVRAAEPPNFVLVMSDDQGWGDMGYYGRPRLQTPNFDALAREGLRFDGFHSAAPVCSPTRGSVLTGRTPNRYGCFQWGYPIRPQELTIAEALKQAGYRTGHFGKWHLGSVQAASPVSPGASGFDVWASSPNYFDLDPILSEGGKAVPHQGDSSDVTVDVALKFIRASVAEKQRFLAVVWFGSPHDPHEPLEADRLPYAGMPKAQQNYLGELTAMDRAFGRLRNEIRELGIRDNTVLLFSSDNGALPAVGSSGGRRGAKGKVYEGGLLVPALLEWPERVKAPRTVKTPCVTSDIFPTVLELAGVKVDPTRPLDGVSLVPLIEGRTETRPKPIGFWDYPTAGLLVPAKKWMEELYASQSAGKEPDDPERLHADAAEIHKPFPLDRFPGHSAWLDGSWKFHRIENPKDGKLTYELYNLDADPREANDLLAKEPERSAAMQAALEEWLRSVARSQNGEDYRG, encoded by the coding sequence ATGAAATCAAGAATTGACGTGTGCAAGGGGCGGCTGCTCTTGTCGTCGACGCTGCTTCTGGGGGTTCTTCTGATCGGCTCGGTCCGAGCCGCCGAGCCGCCTAACTTCGTCCTGGTGATGTCCGACGACCAGGGCTGGGGCGACATGGGTTATTACGGCCGACCCCGACTCCAGACGCCCAACTTCGACGCCCTGGCCCGCGAGGGGCTCCGGTTCGACGGGTTTCACTCGGCGGCCCCCGTCTGCTCTCCGACGCGCGGGAGCGTGCTGACGGGTCGGACCCCCAATCGGTACGGTTGCTTCCAGTGGGGATATCCGATCCGTCCGCAGGAATTGACCATCGCCGAGGCGCTCAAGCAGGCCGGATACCGGACCGGGCATTTCGGCAAGTGGCACCTGGGTTCGGTTCAGGCGGCGAGTCCGGTCAGCCCCGGCGCCAGCGGATTCGACGTCTGGGCGTCGTCGCCCAACTACTTCGACCTGGATCCGATCCTCAGCGAAGGGGGCAAGGCCGTCCCGCACCAGGGAGACAGCTCCGACGTGACCGTGGACGTGGCCCTGAAGTTCATCCGGGCTTCCGTGGCGGAGAAGCAGCGGTTTCTCGCCGTGGTCTGGTTCGGGTCGCCCCACGACCCGCACGAACCGCTCGAAGCCGATCGGCTCCCCTACGCCGGCATGCCGAAGGCCCAGCAGAACTACCTGGGCGAGTTGACCGCGATGGACCGCGCCTTCGGGCGTCTCCGGAATGAGATCCGCGAACTCGGCATCCGCGACAACACCGTCCTGCTGTTCTCCAGCGACAACGGCGCGCTGCCCGCCGTCGGCTCGTCGGGCGGCCGACGCGGCGCCAAGGGGAAGGTTTACGAAGGGGGCCTCCTCGTCCCCGCTCTGCTGGAATGGCCCGAGCGGGTCAAGGCGCCTCGGACCGTGAAGACCCCGTGCGTCACGTCCGACATCTTCCCCACCGTACTCGAACTCGCCGGGGTGAAGGTCGATCCCACGCGCCCGCTCGACGGCGTCAGCCTGGTCCCGCTGATCGAGGGCCGAACCGAGACGCGCCCGAAGCCGATCGGCTTCTGGGACTATCCGACGGCCGGCCTCCTGGTGCCGGCCAAGAAATGGATGGAAGAGCTTTATGCGTCCCAGAGCGCCGGCAAGGAGCCCGATGATCCGGAAAGGCTTCACGCCGACGCGGCCGAGATCCACAAGCCGTTCCCGCTCGACCGATTCCCGGGCCACTCCGCGTGGCTGGACGGCTCCTGGAAGTTCCACCGGATCGAGAACCCGAAGGACGGCAAGCTGACCTACGAACTCTACAACCTGGACGCCGATCCCAGGGAAGCGAACGACCTGCTCGCCAAGGAGCCGGAACGCTCAGCCGCGATGCAAGCCGCCCTTGAGGAATGGCTCCGTTCCGTCGCTCGAAGCCAGAACGGCGAGGATTACCGAGGGTAA